From Synoicihabitans lomoniglobus, the proteins below share one genomic window:
- a CDS encoding TonB-dependent receptor plug domain-containing protein, with amino-acid sequence MNIRPFKGFAMPLALILGVTGSSVAYAQSTSGSTDSSEEEIVLEKFEVTGSRIKRLDAETPSPVVSLNAGSIEAMGFPTIADAVRALPFNNGQALTPTDSGTSFTPGVNSFNLRGLGNNGTLVLINGRRAVPYASPGFDGFQTVFDLNSIPDAAIESLDILKDGGSALYGSDAVAGVVNFRLKKNYVGAEASLQVGNFFDTGGLMKKAALSFGTVGRDTTMFTSISWEENDAVFSRDLSYSADADKTDLAAGYGRYEVNDGGVAAAGYDSIDEYIAAVGLTNPTDDGYWDNRSSRGFPGDVLTSSGRFTFASPTNNPDPANAIGGRNLYNYNETNGMFPPNQRFNIFTTIEHEINEHLRVFAELSFSRSEVVVYSAATPVDIETSLGLDPGDPLTIPAYNPYNPWNEDITNGRRRMVELPNRINDVTSDTPRFLVGIGGDFEAMGGFFEEWNWESGLMYSKNSVTNISRNAIPDYRMQQALNGLTLLGDGSLTWDPTTPQADRAYFNWFGLNGQNFVDFLAVANPNSSTIEYRGIDFRLDGPLLDLPAGQVGFALGGEHRAEDFEDIATDLNATGNILGGSEGTSSFGNRDLTAFYAEANIPLHEMLELQLAGRYEEYSDDGFDKKVRPKAAIKFRPFEWVIFRASYAESFKAPDLAYLYNSGTTTFSSNQIIDPVTQQQIDQIQVKSGGNPNLKPETTDTYYFGVSFEPEGRLEGLSVSVDYFNFQQSNQLAQLSDFFGYAEFLSEEFAGNPTFAGKVARDPATNQVLFIRDDYANISESEYKGYDFNIAYHWDTDTMGRFAAGVSATYLDSYTIDDSEQVGGYLTPKWNGNANLGWTYKDWSTSLFAVYRGERTRSLSFGNIFTADDELFLVYDVKAQITLNASVSYNGFEKTKLLLGVNNVLNEDPPLDGFDASGSTPGVNDLAPAFWYAKITREF; translated from the coding sequence ATGAACATCCGTCCCTTCAAGGGATTCGCGATGCCGCTTGCGCTCATCTTGGGTGTGACCGGCAGCTCTGTCGCATACGCGCAAAGCACCAGCGGATCCACCGACTCTTCCGAAGAAGAGATCGTCCTCGAAAAGTTCGAGGTCACCGGCTCCCGGATCAAACGCCTCGACGCCGAAACCCCCAGCCCGGTGGTTTCGCTCAATGCAGGCTCCATCGAAGCCATGGGCTTCCCGACCATCGCGGACGCCGTTCGCGCACTCCCGTTTAACAACGGCCAGGCGCTCACCCCGACCGATTCCGGCACCAGCTTCACCCCTGGTGTCAACAGCTTCAATCTCCGTGGCTTGGGCAACAACGGCACGCTCGTGCTCATCAACGGCCGTCGCGCCGTGCCTTACGCTTCGCCTGGTTTCGACGGCTTCCAGACCGTGTTTGACCTCAACTCGATTCCGGACGCCGCCATCGAGTCACTCGACATCCTCAAGGATGGTGGTTCCGCCCTCTACGGTTCTGACGCCGTGGCCGGAGTGGTTAACTTCCGCCTCAAGAAGAACTACGTCGGCGCCGAGGCTTCCCTCCAAGTGGGTAACTTCTTCGACACGGGTGGTCTCATGAAAAAGGCCGCTTTGTCCTTTGGCACCGTGGGCCGCGACACCACCATGTTCACCAGCATCAGCTGGGAGGAAAATGATGCGGTGTTTTCCCGCGATCTGTCCTACTCGGCGGATGCGGATAAAACCGATCTCGCTGCTGGTTACGGTCGCTACGAAGTCAACGACGGCGGTGTCGCCGCTGCCGGCTACGATTCGATCGATGAATACATCGCGGCCGTCGGCCTGACCAACCCGACCGATGACGGTTACTGGGACAATCGCTCCAGCCGCGGATTCCCCGGCGACGTGCTCACGTCGAGCGGTCGCTTCACCTTCGCCTCGCCGACCAACAACCCGGACCCGGCCAACGCTATCGGTGGTCGCAACCTCTACAACTACAACGAGACCAACGGCATGTTCCCGCCCAACCAGCGGTTCAACATCTTCACCACGATCGAGCACGAGATCAACGAGCACCTCCGCGTGTTTGCCGAGCTCTCCTTCAGCCGTTCCGAAGTAGTGGTCTACTCTGCCGCCACGCCGGTTGATATCGAAACGTCGCTCGGTCTCGATCCGGGTGACCCGCTCACCATCCCGGCCTATAATCCCTACAACCCGTGGAACGAGGACATCACCAACGGTCGTCGCCGCATGGTGGAGCTCCCCAACCGCATCAACGATGTCACGTCCGACACGCCGCGTTTCCTCGTGGGCATCGGCGGTGATTTCGAAGCCATGGGCGGTTTCTTTGAAGAGTGGAACTGGGAATCCGGTCTCATGTATTCGAAGAACTCCGTTACGAATATCTCTCGCAACGCGATTCCCGACTACCGCATGCAGCAGGCCCTCAACGGTCTCACGTTGCTCGGTGACGGCTCCCTCACCTGGGATCCGACCACGCCGCAAGCCGATCGTGCTTACTTCAACTGGTTCGGTCTCAACGGACAAAACTTCGTCGATTTCCTCGCCGTCGCCAACCCGAACAGCTCCACCATCGAATACCGTGGCATCGACTTCCGTCTCGACGGTCCGCTGTTGGATCTGCCCGCCGGCCAAGTCGGCTTCGCCCTCGGTGGTGAACACCGGGCCGAAGACTTCGAGGACATTGCCACCGATCTCAACGCCACCGGCAACATCCTGGGCGGCTCCGAGGGCACCAGCTCGTTCGGCAACCGTGACCTGACCGCGTTCTACGCCGAGGCGAACATTCCGCTGCACGAGATGCTCGAGCTCCAACTCGCCGGTCGTTACGAGGAATATTCCGACGACGGCTTCGACAAAAAGGTTCGCCCGAAGGCCGCGATCAAGTTCCGTCCGTTTGAATGGGTGATCTTCCGCGCGTCCTACGCCGAATCCTTCAAGGCGCCGGACTTGGCCTACCTCTACAACTCGGGCACGACCACGTTCTCGAGCAACCAGATCATCGATCCGGTGACGCAGCAGCAGATCGACCAAATTCAGGTCAAGTCGGGTGGTAACCCGAACCTCAAGCCGGAGACCACCGACACCTACTACTTCGGTGTTTCCTTCGAGCCGGAAGGCCGTCTCGAGGGACTCAGCGTTTCGGTCGACTACTTCAACTTCCAGCAGTCGAACCAACTCGCCCAACTCTCCGACTTCTTCGGTTACGCCGAATTCCTCTCCGAAGAGTTCGCGGGCAACCCGACGTTTGCCGGCAAGGTGGCGCGCGATCCTGCGACGAATCAAGTGCTCTTCATCCGCGACGATTACGCGAACATCTCGGAGTCTGAATACAAGGGTTACGACTTCAACATCGCCTACCATTGGGACACCGACACGATGGGCCGCTTCGCCGCTGGCGTCTCCGCGACCTACCTCGACAGCTACACCATCGACGACTCCGAGCAGGTCGGTGGCTACCTGACCCCGAAGTGGAACGGCAACGCCAACCTCGGTTGGACCTACAAGGATTGGAGCACCAGCCTCTTCGCGGTTTACCGTGGCGAGCGCACGCGTTCCCTGTCGTTCGGCAACATCTTCACCGCCGATGACGAGCTCTTCCTCGTTTACGACGTGAAGGCCCAGATCACGCTCAACGCTTCGGTTTCCTACAACGGCTTTGAGAAGACGAAGCTGCTGCTCGGCGTGAACAACGTGCTCAATGAAGATCCGCCCCTCGACGGCTTCGACGCTTCGGGCTCGACCCCGGGTGTGAACGACTTGGCTCCGGCCTTCTGGTATGCCAAGATCACCCGCGAATTTTAA